The DNA segment ACCTAGAACTGGACCAAGTGATGTTCCAGAACCATGGTAACCTAGAACTGGACCAGGTGGGGTTCTAGAAGTATGATGATCTAGAACTGGACCAGGTGGGGTTCTAGAAGTATGGTAGCCTAGAACTGGACCAGGTGGGGTTCTAGAAGTATGGTAGCCTAGAACTGGACCAGGTGGGGTTCTAGAAGTATGGTAGCCTAGAACTGGACCAGGTGGGGTTCTAGAAGTATGGTGGCCTAGAACTGGACCAGTTGGGGTTCTAGAAGTATGGTAGCCTAGAATGGGACCAGGTGGTGTTCTAGAAGTATGGTAGCCTAGAACTGGACCAGATGGGGTTCTAGAAGTATGGTAGCCTAGAACTGGACCAGGTGGTGTTCTAGAAGTATGGTAGCCTAGAACTGGACCAGATGGGGTTCTAGAAGTATGGTAGCCTAGAACTGGACCAGGTCAGGTGGGGTTCTAGAAGTATGGTAGCCTAGAACTGGACCAGGTGGGGTTCTATAAGTATGGTGGCCTAGAACTGGACCAGTTGGGGTTCTAGAAGTATGGTAGCCTAGAACTGGACCAGGTCAGGTGGGGTTCTAGAAGTATGTTTAGAGAGAAAGTGTGGCCTGTGAGAAAAGCTgatttctcctcccctctcctcttccaggTAAGTGGGTTTGGCTGCAgttccttctccctcctcttcgACGACATCGAGACAGAGATGTGTCCGGCGGACAAGCAGGCATTCAGCTCGTTCGCCCACGCCCAGGTAGCTGTCACCAACGAGGTGTTCAAACACCTGGGACAGCCTGACACCTTCCTCTTCTGCCCCACaggtgaggtcagaggtcagaccaTCACCACAGAATCAGAATGATCTAGAATGGACAAACGGTCAGTCAgacccatagaaatagaatcagaAGGATCTAGAATGGACATTCCAATTCCATATCAACATTCCAATGTCAGACAACCGCACAATGAGAATGTCATTGTAATTAAAAGCAGTGTTCCATTACATGTTGGTTGCTGGCAGCCATATTGGACACACCCTGTATAAAAATGATTTATTTTCTCACAATTTGCTGCTTTTTGCAAGTGTCGTCAAGGACtagaatgtctgtgtgtgttgtggtttgtTTCAGATTACTGTGCAGCATTCTGTACTCCTAACGTCTCCCAGTCGGCCTACCTTCACACTGTGGGAGAGAACCTCCTACCTGGGATTGATGTTCTCTGGACAGGTGAGAGCAGACAGGAAGTCACTTTCCTTCATGTTGTTTTCCAACTATAGTCTGTTTGCTATATTTTGCTCCTGGAATGTTTCCTCGGATGAGGGATTTTTAAGGACATTACAATGCACATTGGTAAGACTATCAGGCATCCAATCTAACCCACTCTATGCTATCCTGTCCTGCAGGTCCTAAGGTGGTGTCGCACCACATCACTGTAGAGTCCATTGTAGAGGTGTCCTCTGTCCTGAAGAGGGCGCCGGTTATCTGGGACAACATCCACGCCAATGACTACGACCCCCAGAGAATCTTCATGGGACCATACAAGGTGTCTATTATTAATACTACGACCCCAGAGGATGAGACCATACAAGGTGTCTATTATTAATACTACGACCCCAGAGGATGAGACCATACAAGGTGTCTATTATTAATACTACGACCCCAGAGGATGAGACCATACAAGGTGTCTATAATTAATACTACGACCCCAGAGGATGAGACCATACAAGGTGTCTATTATTAATACTACGACCCCAGAGGATGAGACCATACAAGGTGTCTATTATTAATACTACGACCCCAGAGGATGAGACCATACAAGGTGTCTATTATTTATACTACGACCCCAGAGGATGAGACCATACAAGGTGTCTATAATTAATACTACGACCCCAGAGGATGAGACCATACAAGGTGTCTATTATTAATACTACGACCCCAGAGGATGAGACCATACAAGGTGTCTATTATTAATACTACGACCCCAGGGGATGAGACCATACAAGGTGTCTATTATTAATACTACGACCCCAGAGGATGAGACCATACAAGGTGTCTATAATTAATACTACGACCCCAGAGGATGAGACCATACAAGGTGTCTATTATTAATACTACGACCCCAGGGGATGAGACCATACAAGGTGTCTATTATTAATACTACGACCCCAGAGGATGAGACCATACAAGGTGTCTATTATTAATACTATGACCCCAGGGGATGAGACCATACAAGGTGTCTATTATTAATACTACGACCCCAGAGGATGAGACCATACAAGGTGTCTATTATTAATACTACGACCCCAGAGGATGAGACCATACAAGGTGTCTATTAATAATACTATGACCCCAGGGGATGAGACCATACAAGGTGTCTATTAATAATACTATGACCCCAGGGGATGAGACCATACAAGGTGTCTATTAATAATACTATGACCCCAGGGGATGAGACCATACAAGGTGTCTATTAATAATACTATGACCCCAGAGGATGAGACCATACAAGGCTTCTATTATTAATACTATGACCCCAGAGGATGAGACCATACAAGGCTTCTATTATTAATACTATGACCCCAGGGGATGAGACCATACAAGGTGTCTATTATTAATACTACGACCCCAGAGGATGAGACCATACAAGGTGTCTATTATTAATACTACGACCCCAGAGGATGAGACCATACAAGGTGTCTATTATTAATACTACGACCCCAGAGGATGAGACCATACAAGGTGTCTATAATTAATACTACGACCCCAGAGGATGAGACCATACAAAGTGTCTATTATTAATACTACGACCCCAGAGGATGAGACCATACAAGGTGTCTATTATTAATACTACGACCCCAGAGGATGAGACCATACAAGGTGTCTATTATTAATACTACGACCCCAGAGGATGAGACCATACAAGGTTTATATAATTAATACTACGACCCCAGAGGATGAGACCATACAAGGTGTCTATAATTAATACTACGACCCCAGTGGACGAGACCATACAAGGTTTATATAATTAATACTATGACCCCAGTGGACGAGACCATACAAGGTTTATATAATTAATACTATGACCCCAGAGGATGAGACCATACAAGGTGTCTATTATTAATACTATGACCCCAGAGGATGAGACCATACAAGGTTTATATAATTAATACTATGACCCCAGTGGACGAGACCATACAAGGTTTATATAATTAATACTATGACCCCAGTGGACGAGACCATACAAGGTTTATATAATTAATACTATGACCCCAGAGGATGAGACCATACAAGGTGTCTATTATTAATACTATGACCCCAGAGGATGAGACCATACAAGGTTTATATAATTAATACTACGACCCCAGAGGATGAGACCATACAAGGTGTCTATTATTAATACTATGACCCCAGAGGATGAGACCATACAAGGTGTCTATTATTAATACTATGACCCCAGAGGATGAGACCATACAAGGTTTATATAATTAATACTATGACCCCAGTGGACGAGACCATACAAGGTGTCTATAATTAATACGCTTTTCTATTCACCTTCTATTGTGGGTTTATGATAATTATTGTCTTTTCAACCACTATTGCCTATATAATGCACTGCTATTGCACTAGAAGCAGTGTTCTATAAGCAGTGTTCTATAAGCAGTGTTCTATAAGCAGTGTTCTAGAAGCAGTGTTCTAGAAGCAGTGTTCTAGAAGCAGTGTTCTATAAACAGTGTTCTATAAGCAGTGTTCTATAAGCAGTGTTCTAGAAGCAGTGTTCTAGAAGCAGTGTTCTAGAAGCAGTGTTCTAGAAACACTGTTCTATAAGCAGTGTTCTAGAAGCTTTGTTCTATAAACAGTGTTCTATAAGCAGTGTGGTAGACAGGGAGTATGTTAATAGTAGATGTAGAATAAAAAATCCAGCTTGTTTCTCCATTAATCCACCTTGGATAGTTTCCCGGTCAGGCTGAACCCCCCTAATTGGCTACATGTTTTCCTCTCCTTAGGATCGTCCCACAGACCTGATCCCCAAGCTGAGAGGGGTGCTGACCAACCCTAACTGTGAGTACTACCCTAACTTCGTGGCGATCCATACCCTGGCGACGTGGTGCCGGtctggaggaggacagagagacgtGGAGATGAGTGAGTATCTATGAGGTGTTACTGTTTTACACTCCTTTTAATGTCTtatgtgaggcagcttgatgtacaaataacccctggacaggacgccaGTCTATCTCAGGGCCTTGCCCCCAATCCATCCACTGAGTGCCATGCAGAGAGGCATCGGCACCCATTTTTagagtctttggtatgactcaaCCGGGGGGATCGAACCCCCAACCTTCCAATCTTAGGATGAACCACAATGCCAATGAGTTAAACTAACCCTAAACTATGTCATCGCCCCAgcaggtgatgatgatgatgaggcagGCTCAGACCCCTGCTACAGCCCCAGGAGAGCCCTCACCCTggccctgactgactggctacaGGAGTTCCTCAGCACGGACCAGCCTGGAGGTACAGAGGGAAAGATGACCAACCAAGCAGCTTCAACATTCAATTCAATGCAACTTTATTTATCCCCTCGTGGGCAAACACATGAAAACGACACAAAAACAACACATCATAGTCTCCATGAGGACCGTGATTACAGATCCACTTTTTAATTACATCTATTCATTGTGAAAAGATAAAACAGATTAATTAACTCTCTGGCTGTCGTCTTCACCTCAGGCCCTCGACCTCTGAACCCCACCCACCTGAAGAAAGAGTCCTCTGATGAGGAGCCCATGCAGACTGACGTGGGAGACCCTGTGTACGTGCCAGGCTCTGGGGACAACCCCCTGTTCACAGCAGAACCCCTGACCCTGGACGATCTCCAGCTACTCTCAGAACTGTTCTACCTGCCGTATGAACACGGTTCTACTGCTAGAACCATGCTGACGGAACTGGACTGGCTGaaagcacacagagaagcagtgGGAGAGGCAGAGACTGAGatggtgaggagtgtgtgtgttgggactgggatggtgaggagtgtgtgtgtgtgtgtgtgttgggactgagatggtgaggagtgtgtgtgttgggactgagatggtgaggagtgtgtgtgttgggactgagatggtgaggagtgtgtgtgttgggactgagatggtgaggagtgtgtgtgtgttgggactgagatggtgaggagtgtgtgtgcgttgggACTGGACTGAGATGGTGAGGAGTGTTGGGACTGGACTGAgatggtgaggtgtgtgtgtttggactgagatggtgaggagtgtgtgtgttgggactgGACTGGCTGAAGGGACTCAGAGGCAGTGCGGGATATAGAGACAAGGACTGAGTGGGACACACTCAATCAATGTAATAATTTAAGTATCTTTATTGATGTGGAAATTGTAAGAACTTACATTGACAActttctctaacacacacaccctctctctttctcactaactctctctgtctccatgtatcTCTcggtcccctctctccctctctacagacAGCAGAGTGGCGTTCCAGGGCGAAGTGTTTTGACGTGATGTGTGTTGCTGTGTTTACCATGTTTAACCGTCTGTCCAACGCCCCCAACCGGAGCATCCTCTACGACCTCTACAACTACATCTGTGACATCAAGAGTGGTGTCACCCTGGCCCGCGCCTACGTCAAACAATTGGGtacaacgggggggggggggggaatagtgTGTGTGAGACACATGAAGCGGCGCCGCCAAATAATTAAGTACACCGGGCGTGGCTgcggggaggggagagagacccATATAGTATGTTGTTGTGTAGGTCACTGCGTTATTGTATGTTGTGGTACAAGGAGCAGTATGCAGTAGGCAATAAGCATACAGGTTGATGTATCATTTAAGTGTAATATTGTTTGTGTCCACAGGGGGGCAGAGTAGGCCCTCAGCCCAGGTGATGACTGACGACCCAGAGCCCTGGGGGTTTAGAGGGGGTCTCTCCGGGGAGTTCCAGGTACGGCGCTTACCCCCCATCATCCGCCCCTTTAACCCCCATCACCCGCCCCTTTAACCCCCATCATCCGCCCCTTTAACCCCCATCACCCGCCCCTTTAACCCCCATCATCCGCCCCTTTAACCCCCAAATCACACCCCTTTAACCCTCATATCCCACCCCTTTAAATCCCATATCCCACCCCTTTAACCCTCATATATCACCCCTTTGATGAGATGACTGGAATTATTTTGTATGCCTCTTACATCTCAATCGGTCGACAACGTCATTGCATCAACATTGGTAATAAATTCTGCAGTCAAACTTTTATGTAATTATGTCATCCAAAATTGTTACTGGATGTCTGCAACAAACATTCACCTTTTGCTACTATTTGTCTACGAGTACAATGTgatgcaccacacagaacacactacagCTGTATGTACTTCTGCTGTCACATTCACATCACAGatcaagccacacacacacacaggggatcACAGACAACCACCTAGACAGAGCCATTGATCTCTCAGGCATAACAAAGagatcattgacttggtactgacTGGTTGATGACGATAGTATTGCTGCTGTTTATTGTTGTTTAGAGAATGCTGCCTTGCCATGGTAACAGAGATCTGTTCCGCCACCCTCCTATGACATCAGTGTATTCTATACGACCCTTCTGCCCAGAAGACAAGGTTAGTTATTTCAATATATCTAGAACTGACTATAACATATCTGTTAAAATATACGAGACGTGTGGACCGActgggaatggaaaccaggttTTCTGAGTGTTTTGCCataagactgtgttagcccactgagcgaAAGCCTGTAGTATAGAGCACCACAGTGGACACGTCAGAAttcccataaaacctagcagtcaaaaagggaaatggttccaaacgTTTTTcctccattcatttttcccataggggattttagaaacacttaaaataagggctgtgtgcctctcggacaaggtgacttttttaaatcaatatattcggctctatttactctgattcaaaaatgctaattagcatcaaagtagacatcatgcaaaactacaaatcccaagaagctcctgcacatcatctctagctgacacctttgctaacaggtattgtgtcaatttaaaacttgcacaagacagttcacagaattgtccatatAAAGAACTTTAGTCAATTTATTCATTACAACATCGATTCAGCAGTCTCGTCTAtgtcatggcatttgtagttctgtatgatagccacattagcattaCATTTTTGGGaggtaaatacaggcgaatatattgataagtcac comes from the Salvelinus namaycush isolate Seneca unplaced genomic scaffold, SaNama_1.0 Scaffold467, whole genome shotgun sequence genome and includes:
- the LOC120041436 gene encoding protein O-GlcNAcase-like isoform X2, with protein sequence MPKPSASKAAAETGKTRRFISGVVEGFYGRPWTMEQRTELFQREQKWGLNTYLYAPKDDYKHRMYWRDLYSPEEAEKLVALITAAKKNGVDFIYAISPGLDITFSNPKEVATLKRKLDQVSGFGCSSFSLLFDDIETEMCPADKQAFSSFAHAQVAVTNEVFKHLGQPDTFLFCPTDYCAAFCTPNVSQSAYLHTVGENLLPGIDVLWTGPKVVSHHITVESIVEVSSVLKRAPVIWDNIHANDYDPQRIFMGPYKDRPTDLIPKLRGVLTNPNCEYYPNFVAIHTLATWCRSGGGQRDVEMSDDDDEAGSDPCYSPRRALTLALTDWLQEFLSTDQPGGPRPLNPTHLKKESSDEEPMQTDVGDPVYVPGSGDNPLFTAEPLTLDDLQLLSELFYLPYEHGSTARTMLTELDWLKAHREAVGEAETEMTAEWRSRAKCFDVMCVAVFTMFNRLSNAPNRSILYDLYNYICDIKSGVTLARAYVKQLGGQSRPSAQVMTDDPEPWGFRGGLSGEFQRMLPCHGNRDLFRHPPMTSVYSIRPFCPEDKTEIQKIHMEMQRGEAKAPAAALPALISDGLAGGQLCPSPSCGLVLEDERGVCGYALGLTDTTAAALNNQRALPGDFPSMVTMQLHPRVTDPAPARRMIGSLLSLMKTSGSRGVFCELRQGDRRMFDFYSKLGSFTTLKMAGLPQDVIAMGTSL
- the LOC120041436 gene encoding protein O-GlcNAcase-like isoform X1, whose amino-acid sequence is MPKPSASKAAAETGKTRRFISGVVEGFYGRPWTMEQRTELFQREQKWGLNTYLYAPKDDYKHRMYWRDLYSPEEAEKLVALITAAKKNGVDFIYAISPGLDITFSNPKEVATLKRKLDQVSGFGCSSFSLLFDDIETEMCPADKQAFSSFAHAQVAVTNEVFKHLGQPDTFLFCPTDYCAAFCTPNVSQSAYLHTVGENLLPGIDVLWTGPKVVSHHITVESIVEVSSVLKRAPVIWDNIHANDYDPQRIFMGPYKDRPTDLIPKLRGVLTNPNCEYYPNFVAIHTLATWCRSGGGQRDVEMTGDDDDEAGSDPCYSPRRALTLALTDWLQEFLSTDQPGGPRPLNPTHLKKESSDEEPMQTDVGDPVYVPGSGDNPLFTAEPLTLDDLQLLSELFYLPYEHGSTARTMLTELDWLKAHREAVGEAETEMTAEWRSRAKCFDVMCVAVFTMFNRLSNAPNRSILYDLYNYICDIKSGVTLARAYVKQLGGQSRPSAQVMTDDPEPWGFRGGLSGEFQRMLPCHGNRDLFRHPPMTSVYSIRPFCPEDKTEIQKIHMEMQRGEAKAPAAALPALISDGLAGGQLCPSPSCGLVLEDERGVCGYALGLTDTTAAALNNQRALPGDFPSMVTMQLHPRVTDPAPARRMIGSLLSLMKTSGSRGVFCELRQGDRRMFDFYSKLGSFTTLKMAGLPQDVIAMGTSL